A DNA window from Rhodococcus sp. Z13 contains the following coding sequences:
- the rdgB gene encoding RdgB/HAM1 family non-canonical purine NTP pyrophosphatase: MRVLVASRNAKKLRELQRVLDRAGIAGIELVSLDDVPPYPEAPETGETFEANAAAKARDGAAATGLPCVADDSGLEVEALRGMPGVLSARWSGRHGDDEANTNLVLGQLRDVPDERRGAAFVSACALVVPSGDGEFVTTVVRGEWRGSIVREPRGENGFGYDPIFRPEGEERTSAELTPEEKDAQSHRGRALAQLVPALSALAASA; the protein is encoded by the coding sequence GTGCGGGTTCTCGTCGCCAGCCGCAACGCCAAGAAGCTGCGTGAACTGCAGCGGGTGCTCGACCGCGCCGGCATCGCCGGGATCGAACTCGTGAGCCTCGACGACGTCCCGCCCTATCCGGAGGCCCCCGAGACCGGGGAGACCTTCGAGGCGAACGCCGCCGCGAAGGCCCGGGACGGTGCCGCCGCGACCGGCCTGCCGTGCGTCGCCGACGACTCGGGGCTCGAGGTGGAGGCCCTCCGCGGTATGCCAGGTGTGCTCTCGGCCCGCTGGAGCGGCCGCCACGGGGACGACGAGGCGAACACGAACCTGGTGCTCGGGCAGCTGCGGGACGTTCCCGACGAGCGTCGCGGTGCGGCGTTCGTGTCCGCCTGCGCGCTCGTCGTGCCGTCCGGGGACGGCGAGTTCGTCACCACCGTGGTGCGCGGCGAGTGGCGCGGCAGCATCGTGCGCGAGCCCCGCGGGGAGAACGGGTTCGGGTACGACCCGATCTTCCGTCCCGAAGGGGAGGAGCGCACCTCGGCGGAACTGACCCCCGAGGAAAAGGACGCGCAGTCGCACCGAGGGCGGGCACTCGCCCAGCTCGTGCCCGCCCTCAGCGCACTCGCCGCGTCCGCCTGA
- a CDS encoding DUF3349 domain-containing protein: MARWNPRAVLDWLRAGYPEGIPAKDHFALLAVLKRRLTDEEILEAIELAAATASEHPDRTVDHDTLRKIVAGLIHEEPDPEDVERVRERLIAAGWPVEGGELARGDVAAAPDGPDAATTPPDDSAAAAPTQDAAPTQDAAPGRRGTEAGAR; encoded by the coding sequence ATGGCGCGATGGAATCCCAGAGCGGTTCTGGACTGGTTGCGGGCCGGCTACCCCGAGGGCATCCCTGCCAAGGATCATTTCGCGTTGCTCGCCGTTCTCAAGCGCCGCCTGACCGACGAGGAGATTCTCGAGGCGATCGAACTGGCGGCGGCGACGGCATCCGAGCATCCCGACCGGACGGTCGACCACGACACGCTGCGGAAGATCGTGGCGGGGCTGATCCACGAGGAACCCGACCCCGAGGACGTCGAGCGGGTACGGGAGCGGCTGATCGCCGCGGGCTGGCCCGTCGAGGGGGGCGAACTGGCCCGCGGCGACGTCGCCGCCGCACCGGACGGTCCCGATGCAGCGACGACGCCGCCGGACGACAGCGCTGCCGCCGCACCCACGCAGGACGCCGCACCCACGCAGGACGCTGCGCCGGGGCGCCGCGGTACCGAGGCCGGGGCGCGTTAG
- a CDS encoding inorganic phosphate transporter — MSADVVILLVVVVTALAFDFTNGFHDTGNAMATSIATGALKPKVAVILSAVLNLVGAFLSVEVAATVATGVVDLGTISGNTLMIVVFTGLIGGILWNLLTWLFGLPSSSSHALFGGLIGAALAAIGTSGVVWSGVLGKVIVPAVLAPVVAALVASVGTWSVHRLTRTVPVESRRRGFRVGQIGTASLVSLAHGTNDAQKTMGVIFLALVAHGTLTADDEMPFWVKLACASAIALGTYLGGWRIIRTLGKGLVEITPANGMTAESSSAAIILTSSHFGLPLSTTHVATGSILGTGLGTKGAHVRWGVAGRMAVAWLITLPAAGLTGALCWWLCSLVGGLPGVLLDAAILCALGGWIYLRSRRQPVDSSNVNAAWEGEGASSPHGTRPGGA, encoded by the coding sequence GTGAGCGCCGACGTCGTCATCCTCCTCGTCGTGGTCGTCACGGCCCTGGCCTTCGACTTCACGAACGGCTTCCACGACACGGGGAACGCGATGGCGACGTCCATCGCGACGGGCGCGCTGAAACCGAAGGTCGCGGTGATCCTGTCGGCGGTGCTCAACCTGGTCGGGGCGTTCCTGTCCGTCGAGGTGGCCGCCACGGTCGCGACCGGCGTGGTCGATCTCGGCACGATCAGCGGCAACACGCTCATGATCGTGGTGTTCACCGGCCTGATCGGCGGGATCCTGTGGAACCTGCTCACCTGGCTGTTCGGGCTGCCGTCGAGTTCGTCGCACGCGCTGTTCGGCGGGCTGATCGGGGCCGCGCTCGCGGCGATCGGCACGAGCGGGGTGGTGTGGAGCGGGGTGCTCGGCAAGGTGATCGTCCCGGCCGTGCTCGCTCCCGTGGTCGCGGCCCTGGTCGCGAGCGTGGGCACCTGGTCGGTGCACCGCCTCACCCGGACCGTGCCGGTGGAGTCGCGCCGCCGCGGCTTCCGGGTCGGTCAGATCGGCACGGCGTCGCTGGTCTCCCTCGCGCACGGCACCAACGACGCGCAGAAGACGATGGGCGTCATCTTCCTGGCGTTGGTCGCGCACGGCACGCTGACCGCCGACGACGAGATGCCGTTCTGGGTGAAGCTGGCGTGCGCGTCGGCGATCGCGCTCGGCACCTATCTGGGCGGCTGGCGCATCATCCGCACCCTCGGCAAGGGGCTGGTGGAGATCACCCCGGCCAACGGGATGACGGCGGAGTCGTCGTCGGCGGCGATCATCCTCACGTCGAGCCATTTCGGGCTGCCGTTGTCGACGACCCACGTGGCCACCGGGTCGATCCTCGGCACGGGTCTCGGGACGAAGGGCGCGCACGTGCGCTGGGGTGTCGCGGGACGGATGGCGGTGGCGTGGCTGATCACCCTGCCCGCCGCCGGATTGACCGGCGCGCTGTGCTGGTGGCTGTGTTCGCTGGTCGGCGGGCTGCCGGGGGTGCTGCTCGACGCCGCGATCCTGTGTGCGCTCGGGGGCTGGATCTATCTGCGGTCGCGGCGGCAGCCCGTCGACTCGTCGAACGTCAACGCCGCCTGGGAGGGCGAGGGCGCCTCCTCCCCGCACGGGACCCGGCCGGGCGGGGCCTGA
- a CDS encoding TetR/AcrR family transcriptional regulator, which yields MPADRRRRRMPQQDRSRAMVERIIVAGHDVLLERGYEGASTNRIAQAAGISPGSLYQYFPDKDSIVAEVVDRWTDAMHARISRVFAQALEGPPTPLSVRDTLLELLDALDENPRLLRVLIEELPRSPDSRLAAFERRIDDLLAMWLRFHLRGRAARPVEAVSWILVRTVENVAVSYVLDRPVIDRAVVVDELTAMVTAYLREMTAG from the coding sequence GTGCCCGCCGACCGCCGGCGCCGCCGGATGCCGCAACAGGACCGTTCCCGCGCGATGGTCGAGCGGATCATCGTCGCCGGCCACGATGTGCTGCTCGAACGCGGCTACGAGGGGGCCTCCACCAACCGCATCGCGCAGGCGGCGGGCATCTCCCCCGGGTCGCTGTACCAGTACTTCCCGGACAAGGACTCCATCGTCGCCGAGGTGGTGGATCGGTGGACGGACGCGATGCATGCTCGCATTTCGCGCGTGTTCGCCCAGGCGCTCGAGGGTCCGCCCACCCCGCTCTCGGTGCGCGACACCCTCCTCGAACTGCTCGACGCGCTCGACGAGAACCCCCGTCTGCTGCGGGTGCTCATCGAGGAACTGCCCCGCTCCCCCGACAGCCGGCTGGCGGCGTTCGAGCGTCGCATCGACGACCTGCTGGCGATGTGGCTGCGCTTCCACCTGCGCGGACGGGCCGCGCGCCCGGTGGAGGCGGTGTCGTGGATCCTCGTGCGGACGGTGGAGAACGTCGCCGTCTCCTACGTCCTGGACCGCCCGGTGATCGATCGCGCCGTGGTCGTCGACGAATTGACCGCGATGGTGACCGCTTATCTGCGTGAGATGACGGCGGGCTGA
- a CDS encoding oxygenase MpaB family protein codes for MVTQELLRSVDTRPYPSRYPGNRARNERIGRPLKRFARIDEVDEQLLDRIGRRMYARDEIGAALVRAMRRDRDDPERVTMRQFHRALEHGIDSVPDAPAALREFFGVVDAVPDWVDRDLLEKGARAFRRMGRTRNDVLLQLSLIGGYRFGGPPDLLVETGGLTGSTAMRRLGETQKWGTAVGEPGGMRRFGDGFKLTVHVRAMHALVNHRFETNGRWDVERWGLPINQTDQAATLGLFNGTLLLGVRALGYDVSRDESRAVMHLWKYVGWLMGVDEEWLFDSEREQHRFNYHVVLVQDDVTPAGAELSRALVDGQRTLDYGRFSRLRGAYERLRLLSMLHYFLGKQGLADLRLPVVPPVAVAPVLATNLVKSRVIKRSAGGRRFLEYLGDRAARRELAPKFAKAEPEVGALPV; via the coding sequence ATGGTGACACAGGAGCTGCTGCGGAGCGTGGACACCCGCCCGTACCCGAGCCGGTATCCGGGCAACCGTGCCCGCAACGAGCGCATCGGCCGGCCGCTGAAGCGGTTCGCGCGCATCGACGAGGTCGACGAGCAGCTGCTCGACCGCATCGGCCGCCGGATGTACGCCCGCGACGAGATCGGTGCCGCCCTCGTCCGGGCCATGCGGCGCGACCGCGACGATCCCGAACGCGTCACCATGCGGCAGTTCCACCGCGCCCTCGAGCACGGCATCGACTCGGTGCCCGACGCTCCGGCCGCGCTGCGCGAGTTCTTCGGCGTCGTCGACGCCGTGCCGGACTGGGTCGACCGGGACCTGCTCGAGAAGGGAGCGCGCGCCTTCCGCCGGATGGGCCGCACCCGCAACGACGTGCTGCTCCAGCTCTCGCTCATCGGCGGCTACCGCTTCGGGGGACCACCCGACCTGCTCGTCGAGACGGGCGGGCTGACCGGGTCCACGGCGATGCGGCGCCTCGGCGAGACCCAGAAGTGGGGTACCGCCGTGGGTGAGCCCGGCGGTATGCGCCGCTTCGGTGACGGCTTCAAACTCACCGTCCACGTGCGCGCCATGCACGCCCTGGTCAACCACCGGTTCGAGACCAACGGCCGCTGGGACGTCGAGCGCTGGGGCCTGCCCATCAACCAGACCGACCAGGCCGCGACCCTCGGCCTGTTCAACGGCACCCTGCTCCTCGGCGTCCGCGCCCTCGGCTACGACGTGAGCCGCGACGAGTCACGCGCCGTGATGCACCTGTGGAAGTACGTCGGATGGCTCATGGGCGTCGACGAGGAATGGCTGTTCGACTCCGAACGCGAACAGCACCGCTTCAACTACCACGTGGTCCTCGTGCAGGACGACGTCACACCCGCCGGTGCGGAGCTGTCGCGGGCGTTGGTGGACGGACAGCGGACCCTCGACTACGGACGGTTCTCGCGGCTGCGCGGCGCCTACGAACGCCTGCGGCTGCTCAGCATGCTGCACTACTTCCTCGGCAAGCAGGGGCTCGCCGATCTGCGGCTGCCGGTCGTGCCCCCGGTGGCGGTCGCGCCCGTCCTCGCGACGAACCTCGTCAAGTCGCGGGTGATCAAGCGGTCGGCCGGGGGCCGCCGCTTCCTGGAGTATCTCGGTGACCGGGCCGCCCGGAGGGAACTCGCCCCGAAATTCGCGAAGGCGGAGCCGGAGGTCGGCGCCCTGCCCGTGTGA
- a CDS encoding ATP-binding protein, whose product MSSAPDESTAYTTHGVRSVGVPADPTEIAGLRVVLRRWLADLPMDEDRRQDILLASYEALANAVEHAYSPGDSNATLDLTADFLPHEGELVVRVADHGSWHDAVSSDARRSRGHGLTLIRSLADGVDVSPGPTGTIVEMRWSLPSGDDLRGDGLPAHDAS is encoded by the coding sequence ATGTCGTCTGCGCCTGACGAGTCCACGGCCTACACCACCCACGGGGTCCGATCCGTGGGGGTGCCGGCCGACCCGACGGAGATCGCGGGTCTGCGCGTGGTCCTCCGGCGATGGCTGGCGGACCTGCCGATGGACGAGGACCGTCGTCAGGACATCCTGTTGGCGAGCTACGAGGCGCTCGCCAACGCCGTCGAGCATGCCTACTCACCCGGCGATTCGAACGCGACGCTCGATCTGACGGCGGATTTCCTTCCGCACGAGGGTGAGCTGGTCGTGCGGGTCGCCGATCACGGCTCCTGGCACGATGCGGTCAGCAGCGACGCCCGGCGTTCCCGCGGTCACGGGCTGACACTGATCCGCAGTCTCGCCGACGGCGTCGACGTCTCACCCGGCCCCACCGGGACGATCGTGGAGATGCGCTGGTCGCTGCCCTCCGGGGACGACCTCCGCGGCGACGGCCTGCCGGCACACGACGCGAGCTGA
- a CDS encoding STAS domain-containing protein codes for MALSTSRTGSVAVLSVSGEVDMTSAPQVEKEALGLLETDITGLVVDLSEVDFLASMGIALLVELSKRAGQAIGFAVVAQGSATARPLELLGLGEVLSIHPRLDEALAGLGGSSDATD; via the coding sequence ATGGCCCTTTCGACCTCTCGGACCGGCTCCGTTGCGGTTCTGTCCGTGAGCGGCGAAGTCGACATGACGAGTGCGCCGCAGGTGGAGAAGGAAGCCCTCGGCCTCCTCGAAACCGACATCACCGGACTCGTGGTGGATCTCAGCGAGGTTGATTTCCTCGCCTCGATGGGTATCGCTCTGTTGGTCGAGCTTTCGAAGCGCGCCGGACAGGCGATCGGATTCGCCGTCGTCGCGCAGGGCAGTGCCACTGCACGTCCGCTCGAACTGCTTGGTCTGGGTGAGGTCCTGTCGATCCATCCGCGACTCGACGAGGCTCTCGCCGGGTTGGGGGGGTCGTCGGACGCCACCGACTAG
- a CDS encoding PP2C family protein-serine/threonine phosphatase encodes MDVDRGQNEPGGPPSLLLVEDDPGDALIVEELVVDSAPEMTVVWVQTLARAREELVRNVPDCVLLDLHLPDASGLEAVARVQEIADSVPIVVLTGLAEERTGLEALSVGAQDYLVKGRVEPDLFGRAVRYAIQRKHAEIAAAELQASRLHAQENARLERGLLPSPLLRDGQDFAVVSRYRPGRASALLGGDFYDVVQTDDGTVHVLIGDVSGHGPDEAALGVALRIAWRTLVLSGVTGPQRLHRLEEILVAERTESRYFASMTNLCMPPDRRTVEVMRAGHPGLLLRHAGTVEWVEAPGGPALGLLPGVANWPVHEMELPEAGSIVLFTDGLFEGHRGPGPERLGEEGLLELARERAHLPPAEFTDALIDAAERLADSRGGLSDDVAVVHVQWNRK; translated from the coding sequence GTGGACGTGGATCGAGGACAGAACGAACCGGGAGGCCCGCCTTCCCTCCTGCTCGTCGAGGACGACCCCGGCGACGCCCTGATCGTCGAGGAACTCGTCGTCGACAGTGCCCCCGAGATGACGGTCGTGTGGGTGCAGACCCTCGCCCGGGCCCGTGAGGAACTCGTCCGCAACGTCCCGGACTGCGTTCTCCTGGACCTGCACCTGCCCGATGCCAGCGGCCTCGAAGCCGTCGCCCGGGTCCAGGAGATCGCCGACTCCGTCCCCATCGTCGTCCTCACCGGCCTGGCCGAGGAACGCACCGGCCTCGAGGCCCTGTCGGTCGGAGCCCAGGACTATCTCGTCAAGGGCCGCGTCGAACCCGACCTGTTCGGCCGCGCCGTGCGCTACGCCATCCAGCGTAAACACGCCGAGATCGCCGCGGCCGAGCTGCAGGCCAGCAGACTGCACGCCCAGGAGAACGCCCGCCTCGAGCGCGGCCTGCTGCCCTCGCCACTGCTGCGCGACGGCCAGGACTTCGCCGTCGTCTCCCGCTACCGGCCCGGCCGCGCCTCCGCGCTGCTCGGCGGTGACTTCTACGATGTCGTGCAGACCGACGACGGCACCGTCCACGTCCTCATCGGCGACGTGTCCGGTCACGGACCCGACGAAGCGGCCCTCGGCGTGGCGCTGCGCATCGCGTGGCGCACACTCGTGCTCAGCGGCGTCACCGGTCCCCAGCGGCTCCACCGACTCGAGGAGATCCTCGTCGCCGAACGCACCGAGAGCCGCTACTTCGCGTCCATGACGAACCTCTGCATGCCCCCGGACCGCCGCACCGTCGAGGTGATGCGCGCCGGGCACCCCGGTCTGCTGCTGCGCCACGCCGGGACCGTCGAGTGGGTCGAGGCCCCCGGCGGACCCGCGCTCGGGTTGCTGCCGGGAGTCGCGAACTGGCCCGTGCACGAGATGGAACTCCCCGAGGCGGGCTCCATCGTGCTGTTCACCGACGGCTTGTTCGAGGGGCACCGCGGCCCCGGCCCGGAACGCCTCGGTGAGGAAGGGCTGCTCGAACTCGCCCGCGAACGCGCCCACCTGCCCCCGGCGGAATTCACCGACGCGCTCATCGACGCGGCGGAACGACTCGCCGACAGCCGCGGGGGACTGTCCGACGACGTCGCCGTCGTCCACGTGCAATGGAACAGGAAGTGA
- a CDS encoding sensor histidine kinase yields the protein MTTSDASGGVGGMRRLPIRGITVQGWFLLVLSVMGVLVVVGTIVGAHFLRETTEVSNYVRDRIQPARVEAYRLQSALINQETGARGYILAADPEFLRPYEQGRQEEEAATVALRELIGDDETLLDDVESIEAHAAEWRRVYVEPLVAGVEPGRPQFVDPATVEAGRLAFDRLRDAFDVQNADLLQAREDGIATLEDVRTTRDRILGGMVAIFLVTGLGLAVLLQVIVVRPIQRLRQASRRVVAGENFDHEIEPQGPADIHALGRDVEDMRARIVHELQVAHEREDQLETQATELRRSNSELEQFAYVASHDLQEPLRKVASFCQLLEKRYGDALDERGTQYIAFAVDGAKRMQVLINDLLTFSRVGRVSDAHVPVELDTTLDAALTNLAQTVEDSGAVVERPDTLPTIVGDPTLMIMLWQNLVGNAIKFRHPDRTPHVRIGYEEDGDGDDAVWRFHVEDNGIGIAEEFADKVFVIFQRLHGRDVYGGTGIGLAICRKIVEYHGGEIRLDPEYREGSRFCFTIPKAGDDDASATAVALKGASE from the coding sequence ATGACGACGAGCGACGCGAGCGGGGGCGTGGGGGGCATGCGTCGCCTGCCCATCCGAGGGATCACCGTGCAGGGCTGGTTCCTGCTGGTACTGAGCGTGATGGGGGTGCTCGTCGTCGTCGGCACGATCGTCGGCGCCCACTTCCTCCGTGAGACCACCGAGGTCTCCAACTACGTGCGCGACCGCATCCAGCCTGCCCGGGTGGAGGCCTACCGGCTGCAGAGCGCACTGATCAACCAGGAGACCGGAGCGCGGGGGTACATCCTCGCCGCCGACCCCGAATTCCTCCGCCCCTACGAGCAGGGCCGGCAGGAGGAGGAAGCGGCCACCGTCGCTCTGCGGGAGCTCATCGGCGACGACGAGACACTGCTCGACGACGTCGAATCGATCGAGGCACACGCCGCGGAATGGCGCCGCGTGTACGTCGAACCGCTGGTCGCGGGGGTCGAACCCGGCCGGCCCCAGTTCGTCGACCCGGCCACCGTCGAAGCGGGACGCCTCGCCTTCGACCGGCTCCGCGACGCGTTCGACGTCCAGAACGCCGACCTCCTGCAGGCCCGGGAGGACGGCATCGCGACCCTCGAGGACGTCCGGACCACCCGCGACCGCATCCTCGGGGGCATGGTGGCGATCTTCCTCGTCACCGGACTCGGCCTCGCGGTCCTGCTGCAGGTCATCGTGGTGCGGCCCATCCAGCGGCTGCGACAGGCATCGCGCCGCGTGGTCGCAGGGGAGAACTTCGACCACGAGATCGAACCGCAGGGACCCGCCGACATCCACGCGCTCGGCCGGGACGTCGAGGACATGCGCGCGCGGATCGTGCACGAACTGCAGGTCGCGCACGAGCGTGAGGACCAACTCGAGACACAGGCGACGGAACTGCGGCGCTCGAACTCCGAACTGGAGCAGTTCGCCTACGTCGCCTCCCACGACCTGCAGGAGCCGTTGCGGAAGGTCGCGTCGTTCTGCCAACTCCTCGAGAAGCGCTACGGCGACGCGCTGGACGAGCGGGGCACCCAGTACATCGCCTTCGCAGTCGACGGCGCGAAGCGCATGCAGGTGCTCATCAACGACCTGCTCACCTTCTCGCGCGTCGGCCGGGTCAGTGACGCCCACGTCCCGGTCGAACTCGACACGACCCTGGATGCGGCGCTGACGAACCTCGCCCAGACCGTCGAGGACTCGGGCGCCGTCGTCGAACGACCGGACACCCTGCCCACGATCGTGGGCGATCCCACACTGATGATCATGTTGTGGCAGAACCTCGTCGGCAACGCCATCAAGTTCCGGCATCCCGACCGCACCCCCCACGTGCGGATCGGCTACGAGGAGGACGGCGACGGCGACGACGCCGTGTGGCGGTTCCACGTGGAAGACAATGGCATCGGCATCGCCGAGGAGTTCGCCGACAAGGTCTTCGTGATCTTCCAGCGGCTGCACGGCCGCGACGTCTACGGCGGCACCGGAATCGGTCTGGCCATCTGCCGGAAGATCGTCGAGTACCACGGCGGGGAGATCCGGCTCGATCCCGAGTATCGAGAGGGCAGCCGGTTCTGCTTTACGATTCCGAAGGCGGGCGACGACGACGCGTCCGCGACTGCAGTGGCTCTGAAAGGGGCATCCGAATGA
- a CDS encoding response regulator, which translates to MSASGQPIDVLLVEDDPGDELMTREAFEDNKIGNTLHVVRDGEEALDFLYRRGAHADAPRPDLILLDLNLPKYDGRQVLEKVKSDEDLTDIPVVVLTTSAAEEDILRSYRLHANAYVTKPVDLDQFIRAVRQIDEFFVQVVRLPRR; encoded by the coding sequence ATGAGCGCGTCCGGGCAGCCGATCGACGTCCTCCTCGTGGAGGACGACCCCGGTGACGAATTGATGACGCGGGAAGCGTTCGAGGACAACAAGATCGGCAACACCCTTCATGTCGTGCGCGACGGTGAGGAAGCGCTCGACTTCCTGTACCGGCGTGGCGCCCATGCGGATGCGCCCCGGCCCGATCTGATCCTGCTGGACCTGAACCTCCCCAAGTACGACGGCCGGCAGGTCCTCGAGAAGGTCAAATCCGACGAGGATCTCACCGACATCCCCGTCGTGGTGCTGACCACCTCCGCGGCCGAGGAGGACATCCTGCGCAGCTACCGGCTGCACGCCAACGCCTACGTGACGAAGCCGGTGGACCTCGACCAGTTCATCCGCGCGGTACGCCAGATCGACGAGTTCTTCGTCCAGGTGGTGCGGTTGCCGCGGCGCTGA
- a CDS encoding DUF3817 domain-containing protein, with translation MSTTPEQTSGQAAPRAVSDTDRKKIRSALLRYRVLAYATGIWLLVLTGEMIAKYVIGVENVPSWIAIVHGWVYAVYLVLTFDLSIKVRWPLPRTIGTLLAGTIPFLSFYVEHIRTKQVKTDFGV, from the coding sequence GTGAGCACGACCCCAGAGCAGACGTCCGGCCAGGCCGCGCCGCGCGCCGTCAGCGACACCGACCGGAAGAAGATCCGTTCGGCGCTGCTGCGTTACCGCGTGCTCGCCTACGCCACCGGTATCTGGCTGCTGGTCCTCACCGGCGAGATGATCGCCAAGTACGTCATCGGTGTCGAGAACGTGCCGTCGTGGATCGCGATCGTGCACGGCTGGGTGTACGCGGTCTATCTGGTGCTCACCTTCGATCTGTCGATCAAGGTGCGCTGGCCGCTCCCCCGCACGATCGGCACGCTGCTCGCCGGCACGATCCCGTTCCTGTCGTTCTACGTCGAGCACATCCGCACCAAGCAGGTGAAGACGGACTTCGGCGTCTGA
- a CDS encoding transcriptional regulator yields MSEYRPPRRLALVVLVVVAAAGCLGLGYWQWTRFEDVGGTYQNLGYALQWPAFAFFCVYAYRRFVKLEAEEQEAESTGGSRPSEPEEPTEIPEHLLPTRPRTIAEARSEDASVADPEARQINEYNEYLAQLARRSDRSAQ; encoded by the coding sequence GTGTCCGAGTATCGCCCTCCCCGCCGGCTGGCCCTGGTCGTTCTCGTAGTGGTCGCCGCGGCCGGATGCCTCGGCCTCGGGTACTGGCAGTGGACCCGATTCGAAGACGTGGGCGGCACCTACCAGAATCTCGGTTACGCACTCCAGTGGCCCGCGTTCGCCTTCTTCTGCGTCTACGCCTACCGGCGCTTCGTGAAGCTCGAAGCCGAGGAGCAGGAGGCGGAGAGCACCGGCGGCTCCCGGCCGTCCGAGCCGGAGGAGCCCACGGAGATCCCCGAACACCTCCTGCCGACGCGGCCGCGCACGATCGCGGAGGCACGCAGCGAGGACGCGAGCGTCGCCGATCCCGAGGCGCGACAGATCAACGAGTACAACGAATACCTCGCGCAGCTGGCGCGCAGGTCCGATAGGAGCGCTCAGTGA
- a CDS encoding HNH endonuclease: MARIPTRTPCRPHRGQPVRLPAREPALPLPQLPQPDTHLVRTTPRRGTDHSCGTVPRDIRHAFGSEGMMGKSVKYTKEMLEEAVANSVSVAGVLRYLGAKKVGGTHTHISRRIKHFGIDTSHFRGQEDQRGRPARPRLHWSDVLTLTAGSPRKEGRILRRALVEYGRPLECERCGTGPQWRGSALTLHVDHIDGNPNDSRPENLRFLCPNCHTQTPTWAGRNVRHRIARE, translated from the coding sequence ATGGCTCGGATCCCCACTCGTACTCCATGTCGACCACATCGAGGGCAACCCGTACGACTCCCGGCCCGAGAACCTGCGCTTCCTCTGCCCCAACTGCCACAGCCAGACACCCACCTGGTGCGGACGACACCGCGACGGGGCACCGACCACTCCTGCGGGACCGTGCCTCGCGACATCCGGCATGCCTTCGGAAGCGAGGGAATGATGGGGAAATCGGTCAAGTACACGAAAGAGATGCTCGAAGAAGCGGTCGCGAACTCCGTGAGCGTCGCCGGCGTGCTCCGCTATCTCGGCGCGAAGAAGGTCGGGGGTACCCACACGCATATCAGCCGACGGATCAAGCACTTCGGGATCGACACGTCGCACTTCCGCGGCCAGGAGGACCAGAGAGGACGTCCGGCACGTCCTCGGTTGCACTGGTCCGACGTACTCACACTCACAGCCGGGTCGCCGCGGAAGGAAGGCAGGATTCTCAGGCGGGCCCTGGTCGAATACGGTCGCCCGCTCGAGTGCGAACGGTGCGGAACGGGACCGCAGTGGCGCGGGTCCGCGCTCACTCTCCATGTCGACCACATCGACGGGAACCCGAACGATTCCCGTCCGGAGAACCTCCGCTTCCTCTGCCCCAACTGCCACACGCAGACGCCCACCTGGGCCGGCCGGAACGTACGGCACCGAATTGCCCGGGAATGA